Proteins from one Comamonas flocculans genomic window:
- a CDS encoding type I secretion system permease/ATPase encodes MASEETTFPAQREEAWRVPSHLTHDDPLLACLVEITRLHGAPFTAQALTSGLPLVDQRLTPALLARAAARAHCTTRIVRRTLEGVPPGLLPAILILHGNRACLLLEDRGERGWLIQHPESASPVEMPRDELLNAYTGVMCFVRPRYRFERRALVKGQAPRAGHWFWSAILDNWRLYRDALVAAVLINLFALALPLFNLNVYDRVVPNNAIDTLWVLAVGIGLIVLFNYALTTIRAYVVDTASKRVDVRLSAQIMERVLDLRMEGRPASVGSFASNLRAFESVRDFIASASLTTLVDLPFVLLFLLAMWWISPWMLIPPIVAIVLALMVSFVAQARMEALTLKTFQASAQRNALLVESLTNLEAVKTLNAQGSVQRQWESSTEFIAHIGTQLKLTSAFTVGFVAAMQQLVSVAVIIIGVYEIQQQQMSMGGIIAASMIAGRCLAPLGQVAGLMMQFHQARLSLESIDGYMKMPIEHDEAQDYVARPDLRGTLELRDVSFNYPGSTQTALAGINLRIAAGEKVGIIGRIGSGKTTIEKLMLGLYQPTQGAIFIDDVDARQIDPIDLRRAIGHVPQDAMLFYGSLKQNLLMGAPWATEDEMLHAARIAGVDEFAARHPQGYDMTIGERGESLSGGQRQAIAVARALINDPPVLLLDEPSSNLDNQSEAQLKQRLRKACTDKTLVLVTHRTAMLELIDRLVVIDGGRIMADGPKQQVIDALKQGRIGRAGGHA; translated from the coding sequence AAGAAGCTTGGCGTGTGCCTTCACACCTCACGCACGACGATCCGCTCCTGGCCTGCCTGGTCGAAATCACCCGCCTGCATGGCGCCCCGTTCACCGCTCAGGCGCTCACCAGTGGACTGCCGCTGGTGGATCAGCGGCTGACCCCGGCGTTGCTGGCACGCGCCGCCGCCCGCGCGCATTGCACCACGCGCATCGTGCGCCGAACGCTTGAGGGCGTCCCCCCTGGGTTGCTGCCCGCCATCCTGATCCTGCACGGCAACCGCGCCTGCCTGCTGCTGGAGGACAGGGGTGAGCGCGGCTGGCTGATCCAGCATCCCGAATCGGCCAGCCCCGTCGAAATGCCGCGCGACGAACTGCTGAACGCCTACACGGGGGTGATGTGTTTTGTGCGGCCCCGGTACCGTTTCGAACGCCGAGCGCTTGTCAAAGGCCAGGCCCCACGCGCCGGGCACTGGTTCTGGTCCGCCATCCTCGACAACTGGCGGCTGTACCGCGACGCGCTGGTCGCCGCGGTGCTGATCAATCTCTTTGCGCTGGCACTGCCGCTGTTCAACCTGAACGTGTACGACCGCGTCGTGCCCAACAATGCCATCGACACGCTGTGGGTGCTCGCAGTGGGCATCGGTCTCATCGTGCTGTTCAACTACGCGCTCACGACGATACGCGCCTACGTGGTCGATACCGCCAGCAAACGCGTTGACGTGCGCCTGAGCGCGCAGATCATGGAACGCGTGCTTGACTTGCGCATGGAGGGACGACCCGCATCGGTGGGATCGTTCGCTTCCAACCTGCGTGCATTCGAGTCGGTACGTGACTTCATCGCTTCGGCCAGCCTCACGACGCTGGTCGACCTGCCGTTCGTGCTGCTGTTCCTGCTGGCGATGTGGTGGATCTCGCCGTGGATGCTGATCCCGCCCATCGTCGCCATCGTGCTGGCACTCATGGTGTCCTTCGTTGCGCAGGCGCGAATGGAGGCGCTCACTCTCAAGACCTTCCAGGCCAGTGCCCAGCGCAATGCCTTGCTCGTGGAATCATTGACCAATCTGGAAGCCGTCAAGACACTCAACGCCCAGGGCAGCGTGCAGCGCCAGTGGGAAAGCTCCACCGAGTTCATCGCCCACATAGGCACCCAGCTCAAGCTCACGTCGGCCTTCACCGTCGGCTTTGTCGCCGCCATGCAGCAACTGGTTTCGGTCGCCGTCATCATCATCGGCGTGTATGAAATTCAGCAGCAGCAAATGTCCATGGGCGGCATCATCGCCGCATCCATGATTGCCGGCCGCTGCCTTGCTCCGCTCGGTCAGGTGGCGGGCCTGATGATGCAGTTCCATCAGGCTCGCCTGTCGCTCGAATCGATCGACGGCTACATGAAAATGCCCATCGAGCATGACGAAGCGCAAGACTACGTGGCCCGCCCCGACCTGCGCGGCACGCTGGAGCTGCGCGATGTCAGCTTCAACTATCCCGGCAGCACGCAGACGGCGCTCGCAGGCATCAACCTGCGCATCGCCGCTGGCGAAAAGGTCGGCATCATCGGGCGCATAGGTTCGGGCAAAACTACCATTGAAAAATTGATGCTAGGCCTTTACCAGCCTACGCAAGGAGCTATCTTTATTGATGATGTGGATGCCCGTCAGATCGACCCCATCGACCTGCGCCGCGCGATAGGCCATGTCCCTCAGGACGCGATGCTGTTCTATGGCAGCCTCAAGCAAAACCTGCTGATGGGCGCGCCGTGGGCCACCGAAGACGAGATGTTGCATGCCGCCCGCATCGCGGGTGTCGACGAGTTCGCCGCACGCCACCCCCAAGGCTACGACATGACGATAGGCGAGCGTGGCGAGTCGCTGTCGGGCGGTCAGCGTCAGGCGATCGCCGTGGCTCGCGCGCTGATCAACGACCCGCCGGTGCTGCTGCTCGATGAGCCCAGCAGCAATCTCGACAACCAGAGTGAGGCGCAACTCAAGCAGCGCTTGCGCAAGGCCTGCACGGACAAGACGCTCGTGCTGGTGACGCACCGTACGGCCATGCTGGAGCTGATCGACCGCCTGGTGGTGATCGACGGCGGGCGCATCATGGCCGACGGGCCCAAACAGCAGGTGATCGACGCGCTCAAGCAGGGGCGCATCGGCCGCGCCGGAGGCCACGCATGA
- a CDS encoding HlyD family type I secretion periplasmic adaptor subunit, whose product MSERVQTCDLAVDAQWAASHEQARGSRLLIWASLAAVVALLVWASVGQIDEVVRGMGKVVPSRQVQVVQSLDGGVVQEILVHPGEQVEQGQVLLRIDPTRFTASLGENRVERFALQAKAARLTALATSEAFHVPDQLVRDAPQVVEMERRLWQSRSQELENTVSIARDQLRQRQQELRATQATRDQATSSCQLTAEELKVTRPLLSTGAVSEVDLLRLQRDVARSCGEAKSAEAQLGRIAAAINEAERKIREAELNVRNQARIELSDVRAKLSSLEQGQVALADRVKLSEVRAPLRGTVNTLMANTVGGVVQPGKEILDIVPADDTLLLEVRISPRDIGFLHDGQQAQVKFTAYDFVVYGGLKGKVEQIGANTVTDEHGTSYYVIKVRTEGVHVGDNSRPIIPGMQADVNILTGQRTLMHYLLKPILRARANALTER is encoded by the coding sequence ATGAGCGAGCGCGTGCAAACGTGCGACCTGGCCGTGGATGCACAGTGGGCAGCCAGCCACGAGCAGGCTCGCGGTTCGCGGCTGCTGATCTGGGCTTCGCTCGCCGCCGTGGTCGCATTGCTGGTGTGGGCGAGCGTCGGGCAAATCGACGAAGTCGTGCGCGGCATGGGCAAGGTAGTGCCATCACGTCAGGTCCAAGTGGTGCAAAGCCTGGATGGTGGCGTCGTGCAGGAGATCCTCGTGCACCCGGGCGAACAGGTCGAACAAGGCCAAGTGCTGCTGCGCATTGATCCGACGCGCTTCACCGCCTCGCTGGGAGAAAACCGGGTCGAGCGCTTTGCACTGCAGGCCAAGGCCGCACGGCTGACGGCGCTGGCTACGAGCGAAGCGTTTCACGTACCCGACCAACTCGTGCGCGACGCGCCCCAGGTCGTGGAGATGGAGCGGCGCCTGTGGCAATCGCGCTCCCAGGAGCTGGAAAACACCGTCAGCATTGCACGGGACCAGCTGCGCCAGCGCCAGCAGGAGCTGCGCGCGACCCAGGCTACCCGCGACCAAGCCACGAGCAGCTGCCAACTCACGGCCGAAGAGCTCAAGGTCACCCGCCCGCTGCTGAGCACCGGTGCGGTCTCCGAGGTCGATCTGCTGAGACTGCAGCGCGACGTGGCGCGTTCATGTGGCGAGGCCAAATCGGCCGAGGCGCAGCTCGGACGCATCGCAGCGGCGATCAACGAAGCCGAACGCAAGATCCGCGAGGCCGAGCTCAACGTGCGCAACCAGGCGCGCATCGAGCTCTCGGATGTGCGCGCCAAGCTCTCCTCGCTGGAACAGGGCCAGGTGGCGCTGGCCGATCGCGTGAAACTCTCGGAAGTTCGCGCCCCCCTGCGCGGCACGGTCAACACCCTCATGGCCAATACCGTCGGTGGCGTGGTACAGCCCGGCAAGGAAATCCTTGACATCGTTCCGGCCGACGACACCTTGCTGCTCGAGGTGCGGATCAGCCCGCGGGACATCGGTTTTCTGCACGACGGACAACAGGCCCAGGTCAAGTTCACCGCCTACGATTTCGTGGTTTACGGCGGCCTCAAGGGCAAGGTCGAGCAGATCGGCGCCAACACCGTCACCGACGAACACGGCACGTCCTACTATGTGATCAAGGTACGCACCGAGGGCGTGCACGTGGGAGACAACTCGCGCCCCATCATCCCCGGCATGCAGGCCGACGTGAACATCCTGACCGGTCAGCGCACGCTGATGCACTACCTGCTCAAGCCCATCCTGCGCGCCAGAGCCAACGCCCTGACCGAGCGCTGA
- a CDS encoding response regulator transcription factor, translating into MLQAAEPILMLTANAVLWRHWQTLRNDRWLPQHGATAADLQAWCTQAQRWALLDADLPGLPAWAERAHGTLFRQQHILVLSTRPSVEQGHHALAQGASGYAHALTPTKALNHILETIAHGGIWTGRALLERLLADVGERLPPVESPWHEAAWTAALTARERMVAERAALGRSNGDIAQELNITERTVRAHLSATFEKLQVSDRLQLALKVHGISR; encoded by the coding sequence ATGTTGCAAGCTGCCGAACCCATCCTGATGCTGACCGCCAACGCCGTCTTGTGGCGACACTGGCAGACCTTGCGCAACGACCGATGGCTACCGCAACATGGCGCTACCGCCGCCGATCTGCAGGCGTGGTGCACGCAAGCGCAGCGCTGGGCCTTGCTCGACGCCGACCTGCCCGGCCTACCCGCGTGGGCCGAACGTGCTCACGGCACCCTCTTTCGTCAACAACACATCCTCGTGCTGAGCACCCGCCCAAGTGTCGAACAAGGTCACCACGCGCTTGCCCAGGGGGCCAGCGGTTACGCACACGCCCTCACGCCCACAAAAGCGCTCAACCACATCTTGGAGACGATCGCCCACGGCGGCATCTGGACCGGTCGCGCCTTGCTTGAACGCCTGCTCGCCGACGTGGGTGAGCGCCTGCCCCCGGTTGAATCGCCATGGCACGAGGCTGCGTGGACCGCCGCCCTCACGGCGCGTGAACGCATGGTCGCGGAGCGGGCGGCGCTGGGCCGCAGCAACGGCGACATCGCACAAGAACTCAACATCACCGAACGCACCGTGCGGGCCCACCTGTCCGCCACCTTCGAAAAGCTGCAAGTCAGCGACCGCCTGCAACTGGCCCTCAAGGTCCACGGCATCAGCCGCTGA
- a CDS encoding retention module-containing protein, producing the protein MAAATTVLVTHLTGQAWVRGADGMLTPLREGMRIAADAEIVTATGASVQVQADNMPSVTIGEGQDILLTADLVSPPPSNEASVTQPSDAAVNDVINAINAGQDPLAQLDPTAAMLGGGGGGEHSFVRLASVIELTTPLALNYPVSMPGDEIPRPQAAVDVDETTIEPPAPPVEPPAPVEPPPPVEPPPPPVEPPPPPVEPPPPPVEPPPPPVEPPPPPVEPPPPPVEPPPPPVEPPPPPVEPPPPPVEPPLPLNYNIALLVDISGSMDETPAGFTQTRMEITKDALHQLVTTLSAYDGQVNIGLVSFSTGASLVHSVTGLTSGDVAAHVSALVDAINGLTPEGATNYEAAFDAAASWLGSQTTPTPDNNFQNITYFLTDGNPTVYNGQTDYFAGSTDYRDMQLALDAFAPLTENGGKVHAIGIGDTVDQAYLKFFDNTDVAGMDTATLDDRTLDSNGNLVVNPNQTVTGDVGQPEFVDGAFIITPPPETAAAHTPLAPLMATASLHGLLADDGGTLGDGIDAGQGTQTADSLTDHEATGGNDGAGGQGGPLAIADLLSDPAQPDDIGHLLPPPADTGSGGSDTSAGAGAGSGDAGSAGQAGGAGDAGGGSVDLALPDAAGNVNTMIQSVIDQGKHGMDQG; encoded by the coding sequence ATGGCCGCTGCAACCACCGTTCTCGTTACCCATCTCACCGGTCAAGCCTGGGTCCGCGGCGCCGATGGCATGCTCACCCCCCTGCGAGAGGGCATGCGCATCGCCGCTGATGCAGAAATCGTCACCGCCACGGGAGCGAGCGTGCAGGTGCAGGCCGACAACATGCCATCGGTCACGATAGGCGAAGGGCAGGACATTCTTCTGACCGCTGACCTGGTTTCACCCCCGCCATCCAATGAGGCCTCGGTCACCCAGCCAAGCGATGCGGCCGTCAACGACGTCATCAACGCGATCAATGCCGGACAAGACCCGCTGGCACAGCTTGATCCCACGGCTGCCATGCTGGGTGGCGGCGGAGGAGGAGAGCACTCCTTCGTGCGTCTGGCCAGCGTGATCGAGCTCACCACGCCGCTCGCGCTCAATTACCCGGTAAGCATGCCGGGTGACGAAATACCCCGTCCGCAAGCGGCCGTGGACGTGGACGAAACCACGATTGAGCCGCCTGCTCCTCCCGTCGAACCGCCTGCTCCCGTCGAGCCGCCTCCTCCCGTTGAGCCGCCGCCTCCTCCCGTTGAGCCGCCGCCTCCTCCCGTTGAGCCGCCGCCTCCTCCCGTTGAGCCGCCGCCTCCTCCCGTTGAGCCGCCGCCTCCTCCCGTTGAGCCGCCGCCTCCTCCCGTTGAGCCGCCGCCTCCTCCCGTTGAGCCGCCGCCTCCTCCCGTTGAGCCGCCGCCTCCTCCCGTCGAGCCACCGCTGCCTCTCAACTACAACATCGCGCTGCTGGTCGACATTTCAGGGAGCATGGATGAAACCCCTGCCGGGTTCACACAAACCCGGATGGAGATCACGAAAGATGCGCTGCATCAGCTGGTGACGACGCTGTCGGCTTACGACGGACAGGTCAACATCGGCCTGGTCAGCTTCAGCACCGGTGCCAGTCTGGTGCACAGCGTCACCGGGCTCACGTCCGGTGATGTGGCCGCTCACGTGTCTGCACTGGTGGATGCCATCAATGGCCTGACACCGGAGGGTGCGACCAACTATGAAGCAGCGTTCGACGCGGCGGCCAGCTGGCTGGGCAGCCAGACCACACCAACGCCGGACAACAACTTCCAGAACATCACCTACTTCCTTACCGACGGCAACCCGACGGTGTACAACGGCCAGACCGATTACTTTGCCGGCTCTACCGATTACAGGGACATGCAGCTGGCGCTGGACGCCTTCGCACCCTTGACTGAAAACGGCGGAAAGGTACATGCCATTGGCATCGGCGACACGGTGGATCAGGCCTACCTGAAGTTCTTTGACAACACCGATGTTGCAGGGATGGATACGGCGACACTGGACGACCGCACGCTGGACAGCAACGGCAACCTGGTCGTGAACCCGAACCAGACGGTGACTGGCGACGTGGGCCAACCCGAGTTCGTGGACGGGGCCTTCATCATCACGCCGCCTCCCGAAACAGCCGCAGCACACACTCCGTTGGCGCCACTCATGGCGACGGCGAGCCTGCATGGCCTGCTCGCTGACGACGGGGGCACACTGGGCGATGGCATCGATGCCGGCCAAGGCACGCAGACTGCCGACAGTCTCACCGATCACGAGGCGACGGGCGGCAACGATGGCGCCGGCGGACAAGGTGGCCCCCTGGCCATTGCGGATCTGTTGTCTGACCCGGCTCAGCCCGACGATATCGGCCATCTGCTACCGCCACCTGCGGACACCGGCAGCGGAGGCAGCGATACCAGCGCAGGTGCAGGTGCCGGAAGCGGGGATGCAGGCAGCGCCGGCCAAGCCGGGGGCGCAGGTGACGCAGGCGGTGGCTCCGTTGACCTCGCCTTGCCCGACGCGGCAGGCAACGTGAACACCATGATTCAGTCCGTGATCGACCAAGGCAAGCACGGCATGGATCAGGGCTGA
- a CDS encoding transglutaminase-like cysteine peptidase, translating to MADEDGADIAPRRRRVVLCAGAGAIASLVLRFSASANAVTLDRDRLESSMRSRFGEAGVQALHQWFSLLDTQAARPLNAQLIAINEFWNRIVVASDDLSVWGQVDYWATPLESLGKRAGDCDDYVIGKYFSLLHLRVPTERLRFIYVRARIGGSGSTQSIAHMVLGYYATPQAEPLVLDSLTSDILPATERPDLIPVFSFNGQGIYLPGRQPTPADRISRWPDLLARMQQEGFLP from the coding sequence ATGGCAGACGAAGACGGTGCAGACATCGCCCCCCGGCGTCGCCGTGTGGTGCTGTGCGCAGGCGCAGGTGCCATTGCCTCCCTGGTGTTGCGTTTCAGTGCAAGCGCCAACGCCGTCACTCTGGATCGCGATCGGCTGGAGAGCAGCATGCGCTCGCGCTTCGGGGAGGCCGGCGTGCAAGCCTTGCACCAATGGTTCTCGCTGCTTGATACGCAGGCCGCGCGACCGCTCAACGCCCAGTTGATCGCCATCAACGAATTCTGGAACCGCATCGTGGTGGCATCCGATGACCTCAGCGTCTGGGGACAAGTCGACTACTGGGCGACGCCGCTGGAGTCGCTCGGCAAACGAGCGGGTGATTGCGACGACTACGTCATCGGAAAATATTTTTCATTGCTCCATCTGCGCGTTCCGACCGAGAGGTTGCGCTTCATCTATGTGCGCGCGCGCATCGGCGGAAGCGGCAGCACGCAAAGCATCGCTCACATGGTGCTGGGCTACTACGCCACCCCGCAAGCCGAACCGCTGGTGCTCGACAGCCTCACCAGCGACATCCTGCCCGCCACGGAACGCCCCGATCTCATCCCCGTGTTCAGCTTCAACGGCCAGGGCATCTATCTGCCCGGCCGACAACCCACGCCTGCCGATCGCATCAGTCGCTGGCCCGACCTGCTGGCGCGCATGCAGCAGGAAGGGTTCTTGCCTTGA